In a genomic window of Micromonospora cremea:
- a CDS encoding HAD family hydrolase gives MPNYQAVLFDFFGTLTRPVQRGAAHLGTAELLGCHTDTLTEVLDRTYYERATGRLGNAEATLRWVCGQVGVHPSDHAVRAAVASRHRAVRADTRLRADAAPVLTALRQRGLRTGVISDCTHELPAFLPQLAVAPLLDVRVFSVQVGRCKPDPALYLTACRRLGLAPRDCLYVGDGGSQELTGAERAGMTAVRLAAPDLAEHMVFNADRDWRGPTLGTLRDVLDLVDAEVIGVGVG, from the coding sequence ATGCCCAACTACCAGGCGGTGCTGTTCGACTTCTTCGGCACCCTGACCCGTCCGGTCCAGCGGGGCGCCGCCCACCTCGGCACCGCCGAGCTGCTCGGATGCCACACGGACACGTTGACCGAGGTGCTGGACCGCACCTACTACGAGCGGGCCACCGGCCGGCTCGGCAACGCGGAGGCGACGCTGCGGTGGGTCTGCGGCCAGGTCGGCGTACACCCCAGTGACCACGCGGTGCGCGCGGCCGTGGCCTCCCGGCACCGCGCGGTCCGCGCGGACACCCGGCTACGGGCCGACGCGGCGCCCGTGCTGACGGCGCTGCGCCAGCGCGGCCTGCGCACCGGTGTGATCAGCGACTGTACGCACGAGCTGCCGGCCTTCCTGCCACAGCTCGCGGTCGCCCCGCTGCTCGACGTGCGGGTCTTCTCGGTGCAGGTCGGACGGTGCAAGCCGGATCCTGCGCTCTACCTGACCGCCTGCCGGCGGCTCGGGCTCGCGCCACGCGACTGCCTGTACGTCGGCGACGGCGGCAGCCAGGAGTTGACCGGCGCGGAGCGGGCCGGGATGACCGCGGTCCGGCTCGCCGCGCCCGACCTGGCCGAGCACATGGTCTTCAACGCGGACCGGGACTGGCGCGGCCCGACACTCGGCACGCTGCGCGACGTGCTCGACCTCGTCGACGCCGAGGTCATCGGCGTGGGCGTCGGCTGA
- a CDS encoding DMT family transporter, whose protein sequence is MPPSSHRPPLDPLTTGAVGLAVVAVSSSAPLIAYAAAPALAIAFWRNLLAVAVLSPFSLARRRAEFRALAARAGRREGLYCVLSGVALAAHFATWMPSAQLTSVATATALVATQPVWQGLIARAQGRGLPRVVWIGIAVAVGGAVIATGADVGISGRAVLGDLLALAGGLFAAVYTAFGERARASISTTTYTTICYGICALILLVVCLLGGVRMTGFDGRTWLAILALVAGAQLLGHSMFNYALHRIPATTVSVLILLEVPGAALLGWVWLGQLPRPYALLGMALLLVGVAVVVIGGTRAGRRATPPTPLPADAAPLKD, encoded by the coding sequence GTGCCCCCTTCCTCACACCGCCCGCCCCTGGATCCGCTGACCACCGGCGCGGTCGGCCTGGCCGTGGTCGCCGTGTCGTCGTCCGCGCCGTTGATCGCCTACGCCGCCGCTCCCGCGCTGGCCATCGCGTTCTGGCGCAACCTGCTCGCGGTGGCCGTGCTGAGCCCGTTCTCGCTGGCCCGGCGTCGCGCCGAGTTCCGTGCGCTGGCCGCACGGGCGGGCCGGCGGGAGGGGCTGTACTGCGTGCTCTCCGGGGTGGCGCTGGCCGCGCACTTCGCCACCTGGATGCCGAGCGCGCAGCTCACCTCGGTCGCCACGGCCACCGCCCTGGTCGCCACCCAGCCGGTCTGGCAGGGGCTGATCGCCCGCGCCCAGGGCCGCGGGCTGCCCCGGGTGGTCTGGATCGGCATCGCGGTGGCGGTCGGCGGCGCGGTGATCGCCACCGGCGCCGACGTGGGCATCTCCGGGCGGGCTGTCCTCGGTGACCTGCTGGCGCTGGCCGGTGGCCTGTTCGCCGCCGTCTACACCGCCTTCGGTGAGCGGGCCCGGGCCAGCATCAGCACCACCACGTACACCACCATCTGCTACGGGATCTGCGCGCTGATCCTGCTGGTGGTCTGCCTGCTCGGTGGAGTCCGGATGACCGGCTTCGACGGGCGTACCTGGCTGGCCATCCTGGCCCTGGTGGCCGGGGCACAACTGCTGGGCCATTCGATGTTCAACTACGCCCTGCACCGGATCCCGGCGACCACGGTCAGCGTGCTGATCCTGCTGGAGGTGCCCGGCGCGGCCCTGCTCGGTTGGGTCTGGCTGGGGCAGCTGCCCCGCCCGTACGCGCTGCTGGGAATGGCGCTGCTGCTGGTCGGGGTGGCGGTGGTGGTGATCGGCGGCACCCGGGCCGGCCGCCGTGCCACGCCGCCCACCCCGCTCCCCGCCGACGCCGCCCCGTTGAAAGACTGA
- a CDS encoding SigE family RNA polymerase sigma factor, whose amino-acid sequence MTTEDRTRDSFADFVRAETAGLTRFAYLLTGDRHHAEDLVQVALARVAVRWERLDDPAAYLRRVLYTQAASWWRWRRARPPERLGGAPPERAGPGDDTDLRLVLRAALARLTVRQRAVLVLRYYEDRTETETAALLGCRVGTVKSQTRHALGRLRVLAPELAELVGRSPQEVAR is encoded by the coding sequence TTGACGACTGAGGACCGCACCCGGGACAGCTTCGCCGATTTCGTACGGGCCGAGACCGCCGGGCTGACCCGGTTCGCGTACCTGCTGACCGGCGACCGGCACCACGCCGAGGACCTGGTGCAGGTGGCGCTGGCCCGGGTCGCGGTGCGCTGGGAACGGCTCGATGATCCGGCCGCCTACCTGCGCCGGGTGCTGTACACACAGGCGGCGAGCTGGTGGCGGTGGCGCCGGGCCCGCCCGCCGGAGCGGCTGGGCGGAGCGCCGCCGGAGCGGGCCGGCCCCGGCGACGACACGGACCTGCGGCTGGTGCTCCGGGCGGCCCTGGCTCGGCTGACCGTGCGGCAACGCGCGGTCCTGGTCCTGCGCTATTACGAGGACCGCACCGAGACCGAGACGGCCGCGTTGCTGGGCTGCCGGGTCGGCACCGTGAAGAGCCAGACCCGGCACGCCCTCGGGCGGCTGCGCGTCCTCGCCCCCGAGCTGGCCGAGCTGGTTGGCCGTAGCCCTCAGGAGGTGGCCCGATGA